Proteins from a single region of Antechinus flavipes isolate AdamAnt ecotype Samford, QLD, Australia chromosome 2, AdamAnt_v2, whole genome shotgun sequence:
- the HNRNPAB gene encoding heterogeneous nuclear ribonucleoprotein A/B isoform X2 has translation MSEAAEEQQLMETAATENGHEAAPDGEPPSEASSGTGTGTGTGTGSGSGSGSGAAAPVAAPPAAPAGSQNGAEGDQINASKNEEDAGKMFVGGLSWDTSKKDLKDYFTKFGEVVDCTIKMDPNTGRSRGFGFILFKESASVDKVLDQKEHRLDGRVIDPKKAMAMKKDPVKKIFVGGLNPEATEDKIREYFGDFGEIESIELPMDPKTNKRRGFVFITFKEEDPVKKILEKKFHNVGGSKCEIKVAQPKEVYQQQQYSSGGSRGGRSRGNRGSGGGGGGSGSGGSGGSGGGGQGSTNYGKTPRRGGGHQNNYKPY, from the exons ATGTCTGAAGCGGCGGAGGAGCAGCAGCTGATGGAAACGGCCGCTACTGAGAACGGCCATGAAGCCGCCCCTGATGGGGAACCTCCAAGCGAGGCCTCGAGCGGGACCGGGACTGGAACCGGGACCGGGACCGGGAGCGGGAGCGGGAGCGGGTCCGGAGCGGCGGCTCCGGTAGCGGCGCCTCCTGCGGCCCCAGCCGGGAGCCAGAATGGGGCTGAGGGAGACCAGATCAACGCCAGCAAGAACGAGGAGGATGCAGG GAAAATGTTTGTAGGTGGCCTCAGTTGGGACACAAGCAAAAAGGACTTGAAAGACTATTTCACCAAGTTTGGTGAAGTGGTTGATTGCACGATAAAGATGGATCCTAACACAGGAAGATCAAGAGGTTTTGGTTTTATCCTCTTCAAAGAATCTGCAAGTGTTGATAAG GTTTTGGATCAGAAAGAACACAGATTAGATGGACGGGTGATTGATCCCAAAAAGGCTATGGCCATGAAGAAAGATCCTGTGAAGAAGATCTTTGTTGGAGGACTTAATCCAGAAGCTACAGAAGATAAAATTCGGGAATACTTTGGAGACTTTGGAGAG ATTGAATCTATCGAACTTCCAATGGATCCAAAGACAAACAAAAGAAGAGGATTTGTATTCATCACCTTTAAAGAAGAAGACCCCGTTAAgaagattttagaaaagaaatttcataatGTTGGCGGAAGTAAA tGTGAGATCAAGGTGGCCCAGCCTAAAGAAGTGTACCAGCAGCAGCAATACAGTTCTGGGGGCAGCCGAGGAGGCCGGAGCCGAGGGAATCGAGGATCAGGAGGTGGCGGAGGAGGCAGTGGGAGTGGTGGCAGCGGAGGCAGTGGAGGGGGAG GTCAGGGCAGTACAAATTATGGAAAGACTCCAAGGCGTGGTGGTGGTCATCAGAATAACTATAAGCCATATTGA
- the HNRNPAB gene encoding heterogeneous nuclear ribonucleoprotein A/B isoform X1 — MSEAAEEQQLMETAATENGHEAAPDGEPPSEASSGTGTGTGTGTGSGSGSGSGAAAPVAAPPAAPAGSQNGAEGDQINASKNEEDAGKMFVGGLSWDTSKKDLKDYFTKFGEVVDCTIKMDPNTGRSRGFGFILFKESASVDKVLDQKEHRLDGRVIDPKKAMAMKKDPVKKIFVGGLNPEATEDKIREYFGDFGEIESIELPMDPKTNKRRGFVFITFKEEDPVKKILEKKFHNVGGSKCEIKVAQPKEVYQQQQYSSGGSRGGRSRGNRGSGGGGGGSGSGGSGGSGGGAQSQNWNQGYGNYWNQGYGNQGYGYQQGYGGYGGYDYSPYGYYGYGPGYDYSQGSTNYGKTPRRGGGHQNNYKPY; from the exons ATGTCTGAAGCGGCGGAGGAGCAGCAGCTGATGGAAACGGCCGCTACTGAGAACGGCCATGAAGCCGCCCCTGATGGGGAACCTCCAAGCGAGGCCTCGAGCGGGACCGGGACTGGAACCGGGACCGGGACCGGGAGCGGGAGCGGGAGCGGGTCCGGAGCGGCGGCTCCGGTAGCGGCGCCTCCTGCGGCCCCAGCCGGGAGCCAGAATGGGGCTGAGGGAGACCAGATCAACGCCAGCAAGAACGAGGAGGATGCAGG GAAAATGTTTGTAGGTGGCCTCAGTTGGGACACAAGCAAAAAGGACTTGAAAGACTATTTCACCAAGTTTGGTGAAGTGGTTGATTGCACGATAAAGATGGATCCTAACACAGGAAGATCAAGAGGTTTTGGTTTTATCCTCTTCAAAGAATCTGCAAGTGTTGATAAG GTTTTGGATCAGAAAGAACACAGATTAGATGGACGGGTGATTGATCCCAAAAAGGCTATGGCCATGAAGAAAGATCCTGTGAAGAAGATCTTTGTTGGAGGACTTAATCCAGAAGCTACAGAAGATAAAATTCGGGAATACTTTGGAGACTTTGGAGAG ATTGAATCTATCGAACTTCCAATGGATCCAAAGACAAACAAAAGAAGAGGATTTGTATTCATCACCTTTAAAGAAGAAGACCCCGTTAAgaagattttagaaaagaaatttcataatGTTGGCGGAAGTAAA tGTGAGATCAAGGTGGCCCAGCCTAAAGAAGTGTACCAGCAGCAGCAATACAGTTCTGGGGGCAGCCGAGGAGGCCGGAGCCGAGGGAATCGAGGATCAGGAGGTGGCGGAGGAGGCAGTGGGAGTGGTGGCAGCGGAGGCAGTGGAGGGGGAG CTCAAAGTCAAAATTGGAATCAAGGTTATGGCAACTATTGGAATCAGGGATATGGCAACCAGGGCTATGGCTATCAGCAAGGCTATGGCGGTTACGGCGGCTACGACTACTCCCCTTATGGCTATTACGGCTATGGACCAGGCTACGACTATA GTCAGGGCAGTACAAATTATGGAAAGACTCCAAGGCGTGGTGGTGGTCATCAGAATAACTATAAGCCATATTGA